Proteins encoded in a region of the Paenibacillus pedocola genome:
- a CDS encoding LLM class flavin-dependent oxidoreductase: MELGISTFVETTPDVNTGKTMSHAERLREVVEEIVLADQVGLDVYGVGEHHRPDFAASSPAVVMAAAAALTSRIRLTSAVMILSSADPVRVFQDFATLDGLSNGRAEIMVGRGSFTESFPLFGFDLKDYETLFEEKLELLMKLQASESVTWEGQHRPAIHNLGIYPRPVQQPLPVWIASAGSPESAVRAGALGLPFALAMIGPVRPLQFASQVQLYKKAAAEAGYDSMKLPVAAHAHGFIAESTPKAIEQFFPSTYARTNVRAVEKGLPPYTRADYDAAASFEGALFVGDPETVADKIIHLRKHVGVTRFLLHVPHGTMDHADVMEAIRLLGTEVAPRVREEVTRWEKSR; the protein is encoded by the coding sequence GTGGAACTTGGAATAAGCACGTTTGTTGAAACAACACCGGATGTGAACACGGGTAAGACGATGAGTCACGCGGAACGGCTGCGTGAAGTAGTGGAGGAGATCGTTCTTGCAGATCAGGTAGGTCTGGATGTATACGGTGTCGGAGAGCATCACCGGCCGGATTTTGCCGCATCATCTCCTGCGGTTGTGATGGCTGCAGCGGCAGCCCTGACCAGCCGGATCCGTCTGACCAGTGCCGTAATGATTCTGTCATCCGCTGATCCGGTCCGTGTCTTTCAGGACTTTGCCACGCTGGACGGTCTGTCCAATGGACGGGCAGAGATCATGGTCGGCCGCGGTTCATTTACGGAGTCCTTTCCGTTATTCGGCTTCGATCTGAAAGACTATGAAACCTTATTCGAAGAGAAGCTGGAACTCTTGATGAAGCTCCAGGCATCGGAGAGCGTAACCTGGGAAGGCCAGCACAGACCGGCTATACATAATCTGGGGATTTATCCGCGTCCGGTACAGCAGCCTCTGCCGGTATGGATTGCCAGTGCAGGAAGTCCTGAGTCAGCGGTACGGGCAGGGGCGCTCGGATTGCCTTTCGCGCTGGCGATGATCGGACCTGTACGTCCCTTGCAATTTGCTTCGCAAGTACAGCTCTATAAAAAAGCAGCAGCTGAGGCGGGCTATGACAGCATGAAGCTGCCGGTTGCGGCGCATGCACATGGCTTTATCGCGGAGAGTACACCGAAGGCTATTGAACAGTTTTTCCCTTCGACGTATGCCAGAACCAATGTAAGAGCGGTAGAGAAGGGGCTCCCGCCTTATACACGTGCAGATTATGATGCGGCAGCCAGCTTTGAAGGAGCCTTATTTGTTGGCGACCCGGAGACTGTGGCGGACAAAATCATTCATTTGCGCAAGCATGTGGGGGTTACGAGATTTCTTCTGCATGTGCCGCATGGCACGATGGATCACGCTGATGTCATGGAGGCTATCCGGCTTCTCGGAACTGAAGTAGCTCCCCGGGTGCGGGAGGAGGTCACGCGCTGGGAGAAAAGCCGGTGA
- a CDS encoding M3 family oligoendopeptidase, whose amino-acid sequence MNFTEYPYERPDVDKLKLEFTSLLKGLEADTLEEQKASIVALNELRSEFDTLQNLVYIRHSINTEDAFYKAEQDFFDEIVPIFQEYITDFYKGIVNSKYRAEFEQEWGKQLFALAEISLRTFSPDIIEDLQLENRLSTEYTQLIASAKIMFEGEERNLSQLVPFEMSLDRDLRKRAFTARYDFMAEHESEFDRIFDELVNVRTRIARKLGYPSFVELGYDRMNRTDYDAGMVAGFRKQVLEQIVPVAQKLKQRQAERLGLETLKFYDESLTFNSGNATPKGDPEWILANGAKMYKEMSPETDEFFTFMQNNELMDLLSKSAKQSGGYCTYLNKYQAPFIFSNFNGTAEDIDVLTHEVGHAFQVYTSRSLLVPEYAFPTYEAAEIHSMSMEFFAWPWMNLFFEEDADKYRFNHLAGSLEFIPYGVAVDEFQHYVYSHPEATPDERKQAWRDIEQRYLPHRDYGGNSYLEHGGFWQKQTHIFRTPFYYIDYTLAQLCAFQFWKRSGEDFAHAWSDYLTLCKAGGSKSFVELVELAGLISPFQDGCVSSVIGDIEGWLNSIDDKAL is encoded by the coding sequence ATGAACTTTACTGAATATCCCTACGAACGTCCCGATGTCGACAAGCTTAAGCTTGAATTCACCTCACTCCTGAAAGGCCTGGAAGCAGACACCTTAGAGGAACAAAAGGCTTCCATCGTCGCGCTCAATGAGCTGCGCAGCGAATTCGATACTCTGCAAAACCTTGTTTATATCCGCCATTCCATCAATACTGAGGATGCGTTCTACAAGGCTGAGCAGGATTTCTTTGATGAGATTGTCCCTATCTTCCAGGAATACATAACGGACTTCTACAAGGGTATCGTTAACTCCAAGTATAGAGCTGAGTTCGAGCAGGAGTGGGGGAAGCAGCTATTCGCTCTTGCAGAGATCTCTCTGCGGACGTTCAGCCCTGACATTATCGAGGACCTGCAGCTGGAGAACAGGCTGTCTACGGAATACACCCAGCTCATTGCCTCGGCCAAAATTATGTTTGAGGGTGAGGAACGGAACCTGTCGCAGCTCGTTCCATTCGAAATGTCGCTGGACCGCGACCTGCGTAAACGCGCGTTTACTGCGAGATATGACTTTATGGCCGAGCATGAAAGCGAATTTGACCGCATTTTTGACGAGCTGGTTAATGTACGCACGAGGATTGCAAGGAAGCTAGGCTATCCCAGCTTTGTTGAGCTTGGCTATGACCGGATGAACCGTACGGATTATGATGCCGGCATGGTTGCAGGCTTCCGCAAACAGGTGCTTGAGCAAATCGTTCCGGTAGCCCAGAAATTGAAGCAGCGTCAGGCGGAGCGCCTGGGTCTTGAAACGCTGAAGTTCTATGATGAGAGCCTTACCTTTAATAGCGGCAATGCCACGCCAAAGGGCGACCCGGAGTGGATCTTGGCTAATGGTGCGAAAATGTATAAAGAGATGTCGCCCGAAACGGACGAATTCTTTACATTTATGCAAAACAACGAGCTGATGGATCTGTTAAGCAAAAGCGCCAAGCAATCCGGCGGCTACTGCACCTATCTCAACAAGTATCAGGCACCGTTCATTTTTTCTAACTTTAACGGTACCGCTGAAGATATCGATGTATTGACCCATGAAGTAGGCCACGCCTTCCAGGTATATACCAGCCGCAGCCTGCTTGTGCCCGAGTACGCCTTTCCTACCTACGAAGCCGCTGAAATCCACTCGATGAGCATGGAGTTTTTTGCCTGGCCGTGGATGAACCTGTTCTTTGAAGAAGATGCGGATAAGTACCGGTTCAACCATCTGGCGGGCAGCCTGGAATTTATTCCTTACGGCGTTGCCGTTGATGAATTCCAGCATTATGTATACAGCCACCCTGAAGCGACGCCGGATGAGCGCAAACAGGCCTGGAGGGATATTGAGCAAAGGTACTTGCCGCACCGCGACTACGGCGGTAACAGCTACTTAGAACACGGCGGATTCTGGCAGAAGCAGACCCACATTTTCCGCACTCCTTTTTACTATATTGATTATACATTGGCCCAGCTCTGCGCCTTCCAGTTCTGGAAACGCTCAGGTGAGGATTTCGCGCATGCCTGGAGTGATTACTTGACGCTCTGTAAGGCTGGAGGCAGTAAGTCCTTTGTTGAACTCGTAGAGCTGGCCGGACTCATTTCACCTTTCCAAGACGGCTGTGTCAGCTCTGTTATCGGGGATATCGAGGGCTGGTTGAACTCTATCGACGACAAGGCTCTATAG
- a CDS encoding FecCD family ABC transporter permease, with translation MQTEIAAQSEPKQSIINSRYGFMTVIITLFIITILSAGAAVSFGQVDIPVSQSYRILLHHITGIQIGDVQDLTSGSFVDIIWKIRFPRVLMAMFIGAGLTLCGTIMQAAVQNPLADPYILGISSGGSLGATFAILIGFGSMGLLGQTGVAFWAFAGAVGASLLVLLLANAGGKMTSVKLVLAGMVINALCTAFANFIVYFANNAEGIKTVTFWTMGSLAASSWDKLPLIAIAIVLAVFFFLLQFRVLNAMLLGDEAAVTLGISLGAYRKTYMIITALITGIMVASCGMIGFVGLIIPHLVRGLVGSDHRRLLPASILFGAIFLIWTDVIARTIVPNVELPIGIITALIGAPMFMYMLVRKGYAFGGKS, from the coding sequence ATGCAAACTGAGATAGCTGCACAATCAGAACCAAAGCAATCCATTATTAACAGCCGCTACGGATTTATGACAGTTATTATTACTCTATTCATAATCACAATTCTGTCGGCTGGCGCTGCTGTATCCTTTGGACAGGTGGATATTCCCGTCTCACAATCCTACCGGATTCTGCTCCACCACATCACAGGCATCCAAATTGGAGATGTTCAGGATCTGACCTCCGGCTCCTTTGTCGATATCATCTGGAAAATCCGATTTCCCCGGGTACTCATGGCAATGTTCATCGGTGCCGGCCTTACCCTGTGCGGAACAATTATGCAGGCTGCTGTACAGAATCCGCTGGCCGATCCATACATACTAGGTATTTCCTCCGGCGGTTCGCTCGGTGCAACGTTCGCCATCCTGATTGGCTTCGGTTCCATGGGGCTGCTGGGCCAGACGGGTGTAGCCTTCTGGGCCTTCGCCGGTGCAGTCGGTGCTTCACTGCTAGTATTGCTGCTTGCAAACGCCGGAGGCAAAATGACCTCGGTCAAGCTCGTGCTTGCCGGGATGGTCATTAACGCATTATGTACCGCCTTCGCCAATTTCATTGTTTATTTTGCCAACAACGCCGAGGGCATTAAGACTGTTACCTTCTGGACCATGGGCAGCCTGGCCGCTTCAAGCTGGGATAAGCTGCCGCTGATTGCGATAGCCATCGTGCTTGCCGTCTTCTTTTTCCTGCTGCAATTCCGCGTCTTGAACGCAATGCTGCTTGGCGATGAGGCTGCGGTTACACTGGGGATTTCACTCGGCGCCTACCGCAAAACCTATATGATCATTACTGCGCTGATTACCGGCATCATGGTGGCCAGCTGCGGGATGATCGGATTCGTAGGTCTGATTATCCCCCATCTGGTGAGAGGGCTGGTTGGCTCTGACCACCGGAGACTGCTGCCGGCATCCATTCTGTTTGGGGCCATCTTCCTGATCTGGACGGATGTTATCGCCCGGACCATCGTTCCGAATGTCGAGCTCCCGATCGGGATCATTACCGCCTTGATTGGAGCACCTATGTTCATGTACATGCTGGTCAGAAAAGGCTACGCGTTTGGAGGTAAATCTTAA
- a CDS encoding ABC transporter ATP-binding protein: MLALDIRNLNKRYPHFQIKDVSFQLEKGYIMGFIGANGAGKTTTIKSILNMVQVDSGEIYILGKNIADHEIELKQEIGCAFGDIDFYTRSKLKTLTDITKKFYKNWNDETYYNYLKRFKLDENKKIAELSRGMKVKYSLALALSHGAKLLILDEPTSGLDPVSRDDLLDIFQELIMGGEISILFSTHITSDLERCADYITFIEHGQIIASSEKNELKESYRLLSGSEAQLSEVKEHLISYKINSFGFTGLIHTKDMDPLSNLRAATPSLDEIMIYFAKKKEDNYV, encoded by the coding sequence ATGCTGGCACTTGATATTAGAAATTTAAATAAAAGATATCCTCATTTTCAGATCAAAGATGTATCTTTTCAATTGGAGAAGGGCTACATCATGGGTTTTATCGGAGCCAATGGCGCAGGAAAAACAACCACGATAAAATCGATCTTGAACATGGTTCAAGTCGATAGCGGCGAGATATACATTCTTGGCAAGAACATCGCTGATCACGAAATTGAATTGAAGCAGGAAATCGGATGCGCCTTCGGTGATATCGACTTCTATACACGGAGCAAGCTCAAGACGCTGACCGATATTACAAAGAAATTCTATAAGAATTGGAATGATGAAACATACTACAATTATCTAAAGAGATTCAAGCTGGATGAGAACAAAAAAATAGCGGAGCTATCCAGAGGAATGAAGGTAAAGTACAGCTTGGCCCTTGCTTTATCGCATGGCGCAAAGCTGCTCATCCTGGATGAACCGACCAGCGGACTCGATCCTGTCTCAAGAGACGATCTGCTCGATATCTTTCAGGAGCTCATCATGGGCGGCGAGATTAGCATTCTATTCTCTACTCATATTACCTCCGACTTAGAAAGATGTGCGGACTATATAACCTTCATTGAGCACGGGCAAATCATTGCCAGCTCCGAGAAAAACGAATTAAAGGAGTCCTACCGTTTACTCAGCGGCAGCGAAGCCCAATTGAGCGAAGTGAAGGAACATTTGATTTCCTACAAAATCAACTCCTTCGGCTTTACCGGATTGATTCATACCAAAGACATGGATCCACTCTCCAACCTAAGGGCAGCCACGCCGAGCCTCGATGAAATCATGATCTACTTCGCGAAAAAAAAGGAGGATAACTATGTATAA
- a CDS encoding ABC transporter ATP-binding protein, with the protein MNLNVDHLSVSFSTVNIVKDVSLKVRNKQFVGLIGPNGCGKSTLLKSIYKVIKPRQGDVFLSELDVMKSSPKVVAQKLGVVGQFNELSFDFTVREMVAMGRTPHKGMLETDNQEDQNIVSGALRRVNLDGHADRSYNSLSGGEKQRVILARVLAQQPEFMILDEPTNHLDIKFQLQILNIVKKLDIGILAALHDLTLAAEYCDYLYVMKDGQVAASGKPEDILTKELIGQVFDVSCETYRNPVTGGLGIAYLETR; encoded by the coding sequence ATGAACTTAAACGTTGATCACTTATCGGTCTCCTTCTCCACTGTAAATATTGTTAAAGATGTGTCCCTCAAAGTCCGCAATAAGCAGTTTGTCGGCCTGATCGGACCCAACGGCTGCGGCAAATCCACGCTCCTGAAGAGCATTTATAAAGTCATCAAACCGCGGCAGGGCGACGTCTTCCTCTCTGAATTGGATGTTATGAAATCAAGCCCCAAAGTTGTCGCGCAAAAGCTGGGTGTGGTCGGCCAGTTCAACGAACTGAGCTTCGACTTCACTGTACGGGAAATGGTAGCCATGGGCAGAACCCCGCATAAAGGGATGCTAGAGACTGACAATCAGGAAGATCAGAACATCGTCTCCGGTGCGCTGCGCCGGGTTAATCTGGATGGCCATGCAGACCGCAGCTATAATTCATTATCCGGCGGAGAGAAGCAGCGTGTCATTCTGGCCCGTGTCCTTGCCCAGCAGCCGGAATTCATGATTCTAGACGAACCGACCAACCATTTGGATATCAAATTCCAGCTGCAGATTCTTAATATCGTCAAAAAGCTGGATATCGGTATTCTCGCTGCGCTCCATGACCTTACTCTCGCTGCGGAATATTGTGATTATTTATATGTCATGAAAGACGGGCAAGTTGCTGCCAGCGGCAAGCCTGAAGATATTCTAACCAAGGAGCTGATCGGACAGGTATTCGATGTGTCCTGTGAGACTTACCGCAACCCCGTAACCGGCGGACTTGGCATTGCCTATCTGGAGACCAGATAA
- a CDS encoding GDP-mannose 4,6-dehydratase, producing MMQRSLSDCRALVTGASGFIGAWLTRHLVDQGAEVTTILSEFNPRSQFAKLGLDKEIRCYYGYITDYNLIERAITDGKINTVFHLAAVSLQDLAYQIPWQTFETNVKGTYNLLEACRVHQDQVSKIIVASSDKVYGDSPILPYYEDMPIQGRNPYDVSKACSDLISQSYRHSFNLPIAVGRFGNIYGGGDLNYRRLIPGTVQRLYAKLPPVIRIPSNGIYMRDFLYIQDLVAAYMAMYHFVDKEGKGDDFNFGTGKLWDIKQVIEIIQRAMNLEHIEPLYEHQKNSEILHQHLSPEKAKFMLNWSAETSLEEGIRNTVEWYCNYWNPDDSNNPVLGIV from the coding sequence ATGATGCAACGCTCTTTATCTGATTGCCGTGCTTTAGTAACAGGGGCTTCCGGATTTATAGGCGCCTGGCTAACTCGTCACCTCGTTGATCAAGGTGCTGAAGTAACCACTATCTTGAGCGAGTTCAACCCGCGAAGCCAGTTTGCAAAGCTGGGATTGGACAAGGAAATTCGATGCTATTATGGGTATATTACCGATTACAACCTGATTGAACGTGCAATTACAGACGGCAAAATAAACACTGTCTTTCACCTCGCTGCTGTTTCCCTTCAAGACTTGGCCTACCAAATCCCCTGGCAAACTTTTGAAACCAATGTAAAGGGTACCTATAATCTACTGGAGGCTTGCCGTGTTCACCAGGACCAGGTATCGAAAATAATAGTTGCGTCCAGTGACAAGGTATACGGTGACAGTCCTATTCTCCCCTATTATGAAGATATGCCTATTCAAGGCAGAAATCCCTACGATGTATCTAAGGCTTGTTCCGATCTTATCTCCCAAAGTTATAGACACAGTTTTAATTTGCCAATAGCCGTAGGCCGTTTCGGCAATATTTATGGTGGTGGCGACTTGAATTACCGCCGCTTAATTCCCGGCACCGTACAACGGCTGTACGCAAAACTGCCTCCAGTGATTAGAATTCCTTCAAACGGAATATACATGAGAGATTTTTTGTATATTCAAGATTTGGTTGCCGCATATATGGCTATGTACCATTTTGTAGATAAAGAAGGAAAGGGTGACGACTTTAATTTTGGGACAGGGAAGTTGTGGGACATAAAACAAGTTATTGAGATCATTCAGCGTGCCATGAATCTGGAACATATTGAACCACTGTACGAACATCAAAAAAACAGTGAAATCTTGCACCAGCACTTGTCACCAGAAAAAGCAAAATTTATGCTCAATTGGTCTGCAGAAACTTCTCTTGAAGAAGGAATCAGAAACACGGTGGAGTGGTATTGCAATTATTGGAATCCTGATGATTCCAATAATCCTGTGTTGGGAATTGTTTAA
- a CDS encoding ABC-2 transporter permease, with protein sequence MYNLVMKDLKLGVNPWFFVLPLIMGGLMLIPGWIYFLVPLYFCFITVPNMFGGFKSQNDLMFSTIMPVTKKDIVKSRITVIVILELVHLLIAMIFSIFTFRLYPHLTYFFYAPYLGFWGLCFIMLAIFNIVFISMHYKTAYKYGAATTASTMAAVLFAGVAQWAGIQSPWVNDIFYGSGTDNIALQLSILMVGLVIFIAFTLIAYRIAVKKFQRVEIL encoded by the coding sequence ATGTATAATTTGGTGATGAAAGATTTGAAATTAGGAGTAAACCCCTGGTTCTTCGTATTACCCTTAATTATGGGCGGCTTAATGCTTATTCCCGGCTGGATCTATTTTCTCGTACCGCTTTATTTCTGCTTCATAACGGTACCGAACATGTTTGGCGGATTTAAAAGTCAGAATGATTTAATGTTTAGTACAATAATGCCTGTGACCAAAAAAGACATCGTGAAGTCCAGGATAACCGTTATTGTCATTCTTGAACTAGTGCACCTTCTCATTGCGATGATCTTCAGTATATTTACGTTTCGTTTGTATCCTCATCTGACATATTTCTTCTATGCGCCTTATTTGGGCTTTTGGGGGTTATGCTTTATTATGCTTGCGATCTTCAACATCGTATTTATATCCATGCATTACAAGACGGCGTATAAGTATGGCGCGGCAACCACCGCATCCACTATGGCCGCTGTACTTTTTGCAGGAGTTGCCCAATGGGCCGGAATCCAAAGTCCTTGGGTTAACGACATTTTCTATGGCTCCGGCACGGATAATATAGCGCTGCAGCTATCCATTCTGATGGTGGGCCTCGTAATTTTCATCGCATTCACCCTGATTGCCTATCGGATTGCGGTAAAAAAATTCCAAAGAGTGGAGATATTATGA
- a CDS encoding fructose bisphosphate aldolase, translating to MNTKQLERIQHANGFIAALDQSGGSTPKALLQYGIREDRYTNDQEMFTLVHAMRTRIIKSPAFDSRHILGAILFENTMDLTIDGKFTADYLWEQKGIVPFLKIDQGLAESNNGVQLMKPIPWLDELLKRAVQKNIFGTKMRSLIKEANPAGIHEAVEQQFAFAKQIAEHGLVPIIEPEVDIHSVDKAQSEKILKDELLTHLSTLGKDVKVMLKLSLPAEDNFYSELIQEPHVVRVVALSGGYTQAEANEKLARNHGLIASFSRALSQGLSDEQTDDEFNALLAESTEAIYEASIT from the coding sequence ATGAATACGAAACAATTAGAGCGGATTCAACATGCTAACGGCTTTATTGCTGCCTTGGATCAAAGCGGAGGAAGCACTCCAAAAGCGCTGCTGCAATACGGTATCCGTGAAGACCGTTACACTAATGATCAGGAAATGTTTACCTTAGTGCATGCGATGAGGACACGGATCATCAAAAGTCCCGCGTTTGATTCCAGGCACATTCTAGGTGCCATTCTTTTCGAAAACACGATGGATCTTACCATTGACGGCAAGTTCACCGCCGATTACCTCTGGGAGCAGAAAGGCATTGTTCCTTTTCTCAAAATCGACCAGGGACTGGCCGAGTCTAACAATGGGGTTCAACTCATGAAACCCATCCCCTGGCTGGATGAGCTGTTGAAGCGGGCGGTCCAAAAAAATATTTTTGGAACCAAAATGCGCTCACTGATTAAAGAGGCTAACCCTGCCGGCATTCATGAAGCCGTCGAGCAGCAGTTCGCCTTCGCCAAGCAAATTGCTGAACATGGTCTGGTGCCGATAATCGAACCGGAAGTGGATATTCACAGTGTAGATAAGGCACAATCGGAAAAGATATTAAAGGACGAGCTTTTAACTCACTTATCCACTCTTGGCAAAGACGTAAAAGTCATGCTGAAGCTTTCTTTACCGGCGGAGGACAATTTCTACAGTGAGCTGATCCAGGAACCGCATGTGGTACGGGTCGTGGCATTGTCTGGCGGCTATACCCAAGCGGAGGCTAATGAAAAGCTGGCGCGTAACCACGGATTAATCGCCAGCTTCTCTCGTGCCTTATCACAGGGACTCAGCGACGAGCAGACTGATGATGAATTCAACGCATTGCTCGCAGAATCCACAGAGGCGATCTACGAAGCCTCAATTACCTGA
- a CDS encoding ABC transporter substrate-binding protein: MRHVFKRYAPLLVVLLMAVMIAACSSTTKNENAAASTAAPANSSNTAAEETAAPSTKTVYPLTIENFTNSGEGTEWKAKSQTFDKTPEKVVANTQGAAELLIKLGLTDKMVGVAALYGAGDPAVQEEFKKIPVISKEYASKELVVGASPDLVLGRSDLYADADWGVGTVEGLNELGIKTFVQNTSVKGATLDSLYKDIEQLGQIFDVQENAAAYIEELKQRAQTLKDNTAASGEKTFAYVSDGGNGAIAIYSGNVDTFAGDVLGLLGLKNSFGTVTGDISKEQLIATNPDVLLLSVYTGGVDPEETLKAFYADPSLQSLNAVKNKAIYPIDFNQFWGYSYSIFDGAEKLASELLAK, from the coding sequence ATGAGACATGTATTCAAAAGATACGCACCGCTGCTGGTAGTTTTGCTGATGGCGGTAATGATTGCCGCATGTTCGTCGACCACGAAGAATGAGAATGCGGCAGCGAGCACAGCTGCACCTGCTAATAGCAGTAACACCGCCGCTGAAGAGACTGCTGCTCCAAGCACGAAGACCGTATACCCGCTTACAATCGAGAACTTCACTAACAGTGGTGAAGGAACAGAATGGAAGGCTAAGTCCCAGACCTTTGACAAGACGCCTGAAAAGGTAGTGGCCAATACTCAGGGAGCTGCCGAGCTGCTAATCAAGCTGGGACTTACAGACAAAATGGTAGGCGTTGCCGCGCTTTACGGTGCGGGAGATCCGGCTGTCCAGGAAGAGTTCAAGAAGATTCCTGTCATCTCCAAAGAGTATGCCAGTAAGGAGCTCGTTGTCGGCGCAAGTCCTGATCTGGTTCTGGGACGCAGTGACCTGTACGCGGATGCGGATTGGGGCGTAGGGACCGTTGAGGGCTTAAACGAGCTGGGAATCAAGACGTTCGTGCAGAACACCAGCGTTAAGGGAGCTACGCTCGACAGCCTGTACAAAGATATCGAACAGCTAGGCCAAATCTTTGATGTCCAGGAGAACGCAGCCGCTTATATCGAGGAATTGAAACAGCGTGCCCAGACGCTAAAGGATAATACAGCAGCGAGCGGAGAGAAAACCTTTGCTTATGTTTCCGACGGCGGAAATGGAGCAATTGCGATCTATAGCGGGAATGTGGATACGTTTGCGGGCGATGTGCTGGGATTGCTTGGACTCAAAAACAGCTTTGGTACCGTTACGGGAGATATCAGCAAGGAACAGCTGATTGCTACCAACCCGGATGTTCTGCTGCTCTCGGTTTATACCGGAGGTGTTGATCCGGAAGAGACGCTGAAGGCTTTCTACGCTGACCCTTCACTGCAAAGTCTGAATGCCGTCAAGAACAAAGCGATTTATCCGATCGACTTCAACCAGTTCTGGGGGTACAGCTATTCCATATTTGACGGAGCCGAGAAGCTTGCTTCTGAACTGCTTGCTAAGTAA
- a CDS encoding GntR family transcriptional regulator, giving the protein MNVTISNTSEKPIYQQLYEQISAQILKGELESGFCLPPIRQAALELNVSVITVKKAWEELERSGLINTVTGKGCFVAEFSRGDMLRIRNEMILKQMESDTSYYKSFGLTLDEVIGLLNKIY; this is encoded by the coding sequence ATGAATGTAACGATTTCGAATACTTCCGAGAAACCGATTTATCAGCAGCTTTACGAACAGATCAGCGCACAAATTCTGAAAGGCGAGCTAGAAAGCGGCTTTTGTCTACCGCCCATTCGTCAGGCAGCCCTGGAGCTTAATGTTAGCGTAATTACCGTTAAGAAAGCCTGGGAAGAACTTGAACGAAGCGGTTTGATCAATACGGTAACAGGTAAAGGATGTTTTGTAGCCGAATTCTCACGGGGCGATATGCTGCGGATACGCAACGAAATGATCCTGAAGCAAATGGAGAGCGATACATCCTACTACAAGTCCTTTGGTCTCACCCTTGATGAAGTGATTGGGTTGCTGAACAAGATTTATTAA